The following is a genomic window from Campylobacter lari subsp. lari.
ATAGACTCAATAAAAAACCAACTAGAAGTGCAAGTATATGGGATATAACTTGTGATAGCGATGGAGAAATTTCTTATTCTAAAGATAATCCTTTGTTTTTACATGATATTGATGTAGAAGCTGAAGATTATTTTTTGGGATTTTTCTTAGTGGGTGCTTATCAAGAAGTTCTTGGTATGAAGCATAATCTTTTCACTCATCCAAGCGAAGCTTGTATAAGTATTAACGAAAAGGGTTTTGAAGTAGAAAGCGTGCTAGAGGCTCAATCCATTTTAGATACCTTAGAAGATCTTGACTATGATATTCATGCGATTATGGATAATATTAATGAAAAAATTTATGCTTCAAAACTTGTTAATGAAAATCAAAAAAAGCATATTTTGGGTGAAATTTATTTGTTTTTAAATGACAATGGATATTTAAAAAGCATAGGTTCTAAATGAGTATTTTCAAACTAATCAAAGAAGATTTTTCTATGCCAAAGCAAAAAGATCCTGCATATAGATCTTGCGTGGAATTAGTTTTTAACTATCCTGGTGTTTGGGCTGTGGTAAATTATCGCTTTGCGCATTTTTTTTATATAAAAAACTATAAACGCATAGCAAGAATGATTAGTGGAATTTCTCAGTTTTTAACAGGGGTTGATTTGCATCCTGGAGCTAAGCTAGGTAGGAGAATATTTATAGATCATGCAATAGGTGTTGTAGTAGGTGAAACAGCTATAATTGGTAATGATGTGATTATTTATCAAGGAGTAACCTTAGGTGGCACAAGTTTAGATAAACACACCAAAAGACACCCTACTATAGAAGATGGCGTAGTAATAGGATCTGGTGCTAAAATTTTAGGCAATATTACCATAGGTAAAAATGCAAAAATAGGTTCAAATGCAGTTGTATTAAAAGATGTTGAGGCAAATTTAACAGCTATTGGTATACCTGCTTATATTAAAGAACATGGTAAGATTGATTATGAAGAAAAAATCGCTAAATTAGAAGCAAAGCTTGCTATTTTAGAAGAAAAGCTAAATAAAGAGGATAAATGATAGCAATTACAGGCGGAGGCACAGGTGGGCATTTAGCCATTGCAAGATGCTTATTACAAAGTGCTAAAAAACAAGGTTTAGAGTGTATTTATATAGGAAGTGAAAATGGTCAAGATAAACTTTGGTTTGAGCAAGAATTAGCTTTTCATCAAAGGTATTTTTTAAGTAGTTCAGGCGTGGTAAATAAAAAAGGTTTATCTAAAATTAGCTCATTTATGCATATTATAAAATTAGCACTAAATGTAAAAAAAATTCTTAAAAAACATGAAGTTAAAGCTGTTTTTAGCGTGGGTGGATACAGCAGTGCGCCAGCTTCTTTTGCTGCTTTAATGGCAAATATCCCACTTTTAATCCATGAGCAAAATTCTAAAATAGGAAGTTTAAATTTACTTTTAAAGCCTTTTTCTAAAGCTTTTTTTACTGCATTTGATGATCAAATTGATAAAAAAAATACTTTCTTTTGTCCTTATCCTATTAATGAAGTTTTTATCCAAAAAGCAAGAATTAGGCAAGAATTAAAAAGCATTATTTTTCTAGGTGGTTCACAGGGGGCTAAATTTATTAACGATCTTGCTTTAAAAAATGCTTTATATTTTAAAGAAAAAGGTATAAATATCATTCATCAATGTGGCAAGAGTGATTATAAAAGATGTAAGAGTGCTTATGAGAGTATGCAAATTAAAGTTGATTTATTTGATTTTGATAAAAATATTATAGAAAAAATTTCAAAAGCTGATTTAGCTGTGTCAAGATCTGGAGCTAGTTCTTTGTTTGAACTTAGCGCAAACAAACTTCCTTGCATATTTATCCCCTACCCTTATGCAGCTAAAAATCATCAATATTTTAATGCTTTATATTTAAAAGAGCGTAATTTGTGTGAGATTTTAACTCAAGATCGCGAAGATGGTTTTATAGATATAATTAATAACTTTCCATTAAAACAAATTTCATCAAGACTTTGTGAAATTGAAAATAAAAATGGAGCTGATTTTATGCTTTATAAGGCTAAAGAATTAGGAATTATTTAAATAAAATACTTCCTAATCTAACCATATTTGAACCACATTTAATAGCTAGCTCAAAATCCCCGCTCATACCCATAGAACAAATTTTTGCTCCATGTTTTTGTAAATTTTCATAAATTTTAAAAGTTTGCTCAAAACTCTCTTGAACTTTTTCCTCATTCATAGCACCTATGCACATTATGCCTACTAAATTTAAATTTTTACATTCTTCTTGAATTTGTAAGTATTCTTCTATGGCTTTATTTTGCTCTATACCACTTTTAGAGCTTTCATTTGCTGTGTTTATTTCAAGTAAGGTATCAAGTTTATACTCTAATCTTTTATCTACTGCTTTAGCTATTTTAATGCCATTGCAAGATTGCCAAAGCACAGGTTTTTGTTTGACTAAAAGATTGATTTTATTACTTTGAAGATTGCCTATAAAATGCCATTTGATTTCTAAATCTTGAAGTTTTTCTTTTTTTAAAGCTAAAGCTTGGACTTGATTTTCACCAAATTCAAAAATTCCTTGCTTAAAAAGCTCTCGAATTTGTTCATCTTGAACATACTTGCTAGCTGCTATTAAACGCACATTTTGCTTTATAGTTTTTTCAAAAATGCTTTCTAATTTCATATTTTCCTACATCAATTCATATAATTTTTTACGCTCACTAGAACTTCCTATACCAAGTTGCATGCGGTATTTTGTGATGGTTCTACGCCCTAATTGCACGCTTGGAAATTCTTTTTGAGTTAGTTCAAGAATTTTTAAATCACTCAAAGGCTTTTTAGGGTTTTCTTTTTTGATTAGATTGCTTAGAAAATCTTTTATCGTTGCATTAGATGTTTCTCCATCATCAACGGCTGTTGTGAAAAATGATTTTAAAGGTATTAAGCCTCTATCGCAACTTAGATATTTATTAGAAATAGCCCTTGAGATGGTTGAAGCATTTCTTTCTAAATCTTGCGCTAAATCTTTAAGTTGCATAGGTTTAATATCTCCACCCATGAAAAAATCATATTGATATTCTATAATCATAAGCCCTAGTTTATAAAGAGTAGCTTTTCTCATCGCTAAAGCATCGATTAAATTTTTAGCATCTTTTAAATAAGCACTTAAAAACTCATGATCAAGCCCATCTGCTTCAAAAGCAATTTCAGGATAATATTCATCATTAATTTTTATTTTAATCTCGCCATTTTCTTGATAAATATAAATATCAGGGATGATAGCCATGCTTTCTTCAAAATATTCTAAAAATGGTGGTATGGAAATTTTTTTAATAATAGAAATAGCGTTTTTGTATAAAGGATCTTTAGTAAATTCTTTTGCATTTTCTAAATTTTGTATTAAACTTTTGCAAAATTCATAAAGCTCATCGTCTAAATCAAAATGTTCTAGTGCAAACATATAAGCTTCTTGATTATCTTTTGCTCCTACTCCTATTGGATCAAGAAATTTAAATCTTTGTCTTATTTTTTCAACTTCTAAAGGATCAAATTGTGCAAAAAGTTCTTCATCGTATTCAAAATAGCCCTCATGATTTAGACATTCTATGATTTTTTCAGCTATGAGTTGGGATTTTTTAGTTGGAAATAATGGTGGTATGATTTGCTCGTTTAAAAGCTCATAGACATTTTTATTATCTAAGCTTTTGGCATCAATCATTTGAGTTGTTGTGCTTTTGCTAAAATATTCTTGATAATATTTGTTTTGATTATTGGTAATGTTTGAGTTTTCTTTGATTTCTATAAAAGGATTTTCTTTGGCAAATTCTTCTAAGTTTTCTTTTAAATCTTCTATATTAGCTTGTAAAATTGGCAACCAAGATCTTAAAGTTTGTGATAATTTTGCTTTTTGAGCTAAAGAAGTTTTTTGTCTAAGCATTATTCAAGTCTAAATTCATTTCCAAGATAATATTTTTTAACATCTTCATTGTTTGCTATCTCGCTTGCATTACCACTAGCTAGCAATCTTCCACTTCTAATAACATATGCTCTATCACAAATTGCTAGAGTTTCTCTTACATTGTGATCTGTTATTAAAACACCTATATTCATTGCTTTTAAGTCTTTAATTAAACTTTGAATTTCACTCACTGCTATAGGATCAACCCCAGCAAAAGGCTCATCTAAAAGTAAAAATTTAGGATCACACATCAGAGATCTTGCTATTTCACAACGCCTTCTCTCGCCCCCACTTAAACTTAAACCTTTTCTGTGTCTAATAGGCTCTATGCTTAATAATTCTAACATTTGCTCTATTTTTTGATCTAGTATTTTTTTGTCTTTATAGAGCATTTGAGCAGCTAAAAGTAAATTATCTTCCACGCTTAAGTCTTTAAAAACACTACTTTCTTGAGGCAAATACCCAATGCCAAGCTTTGCTCTTTTATTAAGCGGTTCTTTTGTGATATCTTGTGAGTCTAAAAACACCTGTCCGCTTGTTGGTAAAATAAGCCCACATATCATATAAAAACTCGTAGTTTTTCCTGCTCCATTAGGCCCTAAAAGTCCTACAACTTCTCCACTTTGCACTTCTAGCGAAACATCGTGTATGATTTTTGTTTTTTTAATGATTTTTTCTAAATTTCTAGCTTCTAGCTTACTCATGTATTATATACTTTCTTTTATTTTCATAAGGAATGATTTGTAAAATTATATTAAAAATTTGATATTTATCTAAATATTTTTTTAATTTTTCATCACCCCACTCTACTAAATGCAAACCTTCTTCAAAAAAATTTTCAATCAAGCCATTTTTTAAAAGTCCATCAAAACCTTCTTGATAAATATCATAATGATACATTTTACCTTGTTGAAAATCATACTCTTGCATGATAGAAAATGTAGGAGAATTAAGCGTTTTTTCTACTCCAAGAAATTGAGCATAATTTTGCACCAAAGTAGTTTTACCACTTGCTAAATCACCTTGCAATAAAACAACTCCACTTTTAGGTAAAACTTCACAAAGTTTGTCAAGTTCATTTTGTGCTAAAACAAATTCTCTCATTTAATTTTTACCACATATTTTTCTTGCATAGCTTTGGGTATGCTTTTGGTAGTTGGTATATCAAGTACTTTGTATGTATCAGTATGCTCTATAAATTTAATACTAATTTCATCGCCAATTTTTACATCTTTACTAGCTTTAACTACTTGATTATTAATACTTACAACCCCGCTTTTACACATATCTTCTGAAATAGCGCGACGCTTTGTTATATTTACTACATTTAAAAACTTATCTATTCTCATAAAAATATTTTATCAAAAAATACAAGAAAATGTTATAAAATGTCTAAATATTTTACATTATATTAAGCTAAATTCGTTAAATTTTAAAATTATTTTTACAAAGAGGAAAGACAATGAAAAAAGATATCAAAAAAGTGGTTTTAGCATATTCTGGTGGGCTTGATACAAGTATAATTTTAAAATGGCTTCAAGATGAGTATAAAAGTGAAGTGGTAACTTTCACAGCAGATATTGGACAAGGTGAAGAACTTGAGCCTGCTAGAAAAAAAGCACTTTCTTTAGGTGTAAAAGAAGAAAATATTTTTATAAAAGATTTAAAAGATGAATTTGTAAAAGATTATGTATTTGCTATGTTTAGAGCAAATGCTATTTATGAGGGAGAATATTTACTAGGTACAAGTATAGCAAGACCTTTGATAGCAAAAGCTTTGGTAGAAATAGCAAATAAAACTAATGCAGATGCTATTAGTCATGGAGCAACAGGTAAAGGAAATGATCAAGTGCGTTTTGAATTAGGTGCTTTGGCACTAAATCCAAATTTAGCTATCATTGCTCCTTGGAGAGAATGGGATTTAAATAGTCGTGAAAAACTCTTAGCTTATGCACAAAAACATGGTATTGATATAGCTAAAAAGCCAGGTAAATCACCTTATTCTATGGATGCAAATTTATTGCATATTTCCTATGAGGGTTTAGTGCTTGAAGATCCTGCGGCTAAACCTGAGGCAGATATGTGGCGCTGGGTGAGGGATTTAAAACAAACTCCAAATGAAAGCGAAGTGATAGAGCTTGAGTTTAGCAAAGGTGATTTATGTGCTATAAATGGAGAAAAAATGTCTCCTGCACAGCTTTTAGCAAAACTTAATGAGCTTGGTGCAAAACATGGTATAGGTCGTCTTGATATAGTAGAAAATCGCTATGTGGGTATGAAAAGTAGAGGTTGTTATGAAACCCCAGGTGGGAGCATACTTTTAAAAGCACACCGCGCTATAGAAAGCATTACTCTTGATAGAGAAGCAGCGCATTTAAAAGATGAATTAATGCCAAAATATGCAAGTTTAATTTATAATGGATATTGGTTTTCGCCTGAGAGATTAATGCTTCAAGCTTTAATCGATGAATCACAAAAACACGTAAATGGCAAGGTTAAACTTGAATTGTATAAAGGTAATGTTATGGTA
Proteins encoded in this region:
- the tsaE gene encoding tRNA (adenosine(37)-N6)-threonylcarbamoyltransferase complex ATPase subunit type 1 TsaE → MREFVLAQNELDKLCEVLPKSGVVLLQGDLASGKTTLVQNYAQFLGVEKTLNSPTFSIMQEYDFQQGKMYHYDIYQEGFDGLLKNGLIENFFEEGLHLVEWGDEKLKKYLDKYQIFNIILQIIPYENKRKYIIHE
- a CDS encoding YggS family pyridoxal phosphate-dependent enzyme — translated: MKLESIFEKTIKQNVRLIAASKYVQDEQIRELFKQGIFEFGENQVQALALKKEKLQDLEIKWHFIGNLQSNKINLLVKQKPVLWQSCNGIKIAKAVDKRLEYKLDTLLEINTANESSKSGIEQNKAIEEYLQIQEECKNLNLVGIMCIGAMNEEKVQESFEQTFKIYENLQKHGAKICSMGMSGDFELAIKCGSNMVRLGSILFK
- the lptB gene encoding LPS export ABC transporter ATP-binding protein, with protein sequence MSKLEARNLEKIIKKTKIIHDVSLEVQSGEVVGLLGPNGAGKTTSFYMICGLILPTSGQVFLDSQDITKEPLNKRAKLGIGYLPQESSVFKDLSVEDNLLLAAQMLYKDKKILDQKIEQMLELLSIEPIRHRKGLSLSGGERRRCEIARSLMCDPKFLLLDEPFAGVDPIAVSEIQSLIKDLKAMNIGVLITDHNVRETLAICDRAYVIRSGRLLASGNASEIANNEDVKKYYLGNEFRLE
- a CDS encoding RNA polymerase factor sigma-54, with the translated sequence MLRQKTSLAQKAKLSQTLRSWLPILQANIEDLKENLEEFAKENPFIEIKENSNITNNQNKYYQEYFSKSTTTQMIDAKSLDNKNVYELLNEQIIPPLFPTKKSQLIAEKIIECLNHEGYFEYDEELFAQFDPLEVEKIRQRFKFLDPIGVGAKDNQEAYMFALEHFDLDDELYEFCKSLIQNLENAKEFTKDPLYKNAISIIKKISIPPFLEYFEESMAIIPDIYIYQENGEIKIKINDEYYPEIAFEADGLDHEFLSAYLKDAKNLIDALAMRKATLYKLGLMIIEYQYDFFMGGDIKPMQLKDLAQDLERNASTISRAISNKYLSCDRGLIPLKSFFTTAVDDGETSNATIKDFLSNLIKKENPKKPLSDLKILELTQKEFPSVQLGRRTITKYRMQLGIGSSSERKKLYELM
- the cysE gene encoding serine O-acetyltransferase is translated as MSIFKLIKEDFSMPKQKDPAYRSCVELVFNYPGVWAVVNYRFAHFFYIKNYKRIARMISGISQFLTGVDLHPGAKLGRRIFIDHAIGVVVGETAIIGNDVIIYQGVTLGGTSLDKHTKRHPTIEDGVVIGSGAKILGNITIGKNAKIGSNAVVLKDVEANLTAIGIPAYIKEHGKIDYEEKIAKLEAKLAILEEKLNKEDK
- a CDS encoding argininosuccinate synthase, encoding MKKDIKKVVLAYSGGLDTSIILKWLQDEYKSEVVTFTADIGQGEELEPARKKALSLGVKEENIFIKDLKDEFVKDYVFAMFRANAIYEGEYLLGTSIARPLIAKALVEIANKTNADAISHGATGKGNDQVRFELGALALNPNLAIIAPWREWDLNSREKLLAYAQKHGIDIAKKPGKSPYSMDANLLHISYEGLVLEDPAAKPEADMWRWVRDLKQTPNESEVIELEFSKGDLCAINGEKMSPAQLLAKLNELGAKHGIGRLDIVENRYVGMKSRGCYETPGGSILLKAHRAIESITLDREAAHLKDELMPKYASLIYNGYWFSPERLMLQALIDESQKHVNGKVKLELYKGNVMVIGRESANDSLFSEAYCTFEEDSVYDQKDAAGFIKLNALRFIIAGKNGRKF
- a CDS encoding RNA-binding S4 domain-containing protein; protein product: MRIDKFLNVVNITKRRAISEDMCKSGVVSINNQVVKASKDVKIGDEISIKFIEHTDTYKVLDIPTTKSIPKAMQEKYVVKIK
- a CDS encoding UDP-N-acetylglucosamine--N-acetylmuramyl-(pentapeptide) pyrophosphoryl-undecaprenol N-acetylglucosamine transferase, producing the protein MIAITGGGTGGHLAIARCLLQSAKKQGLECIYIGSENGQDKLWFEQELAFHQRYFLSSSGVVNKKGLSKISSFMHIIKLALNVKKILKKHEVKAVFSVGGYSSAPASFAALMANIPLLIHEQNSKIGSLNLLLKPFSKAFFTAFDDQIDKKNTFFCPYPINEVFIQKARIRQELKSIIFLGGSQGAKFINDLALKNALYFKEKGINIIHQCGKSDYKRCKSAYESMQIKVDLFDFDKNIIEKISKADLAVSRSGASSLFELSANKLPCIFIPYPYAAKNHQYFNALYLKERNLCEILTQDREDGFIDIINNFPLKQISSRLCEIENKNGADFMLYKAKELGII